The following are encoded in a window of Ranitomeya variabilis isolate aRanVar5 chromosome 6, aRanVar5.hap1, whole genome shotgun sequence genomic DNA:
- the DGAT1 gene encoding diacylglycerol O-acyltransferase 1 isoform X1, whose protein sequence is MAEAGGGGGAAARRKRPVQRLQSANHSPGEPEPERGRGEAEHRCHKLQESLLSSASGYNNYRGVLNWCVVMLVLGNARLFLENIIKYGILVDPIQVVSLFLKDPYSWPALMLVVGSNLFILGSLHLERRLASGAFPERVGLLLYTVLLSAILCIPVLVVFMVLSITPVGAVFALMVYTILFLKLYSYKDVNRWNRERRRAQVRALSRTQSAPLMRKVNGDVGKPEVTYPGNLTLRDIYYFTLAPTLCYELNFPRSPRIRKRFLLRRLLEMLFIMQLLVGLIQQWMVPAIQNSMKPFRDMDYSRIIERLLKLAVPNHLIWLIFFYWFFHSSMNFVAELMRFGDREFYRDWWNSETVTYFWQNWNIPVHKWCIRHFYKPMMRRGVPRWAAQTAVFFASAFFHEYLVSVPLKMFRLWAFMGMMSQIPLAWFVGRFLRGNYGNAAVWISLIIGQPIAVLMYVHDYYILNYGIGA, encoded by the exons ATggcggaggcaggcggaggaggaggagcggcgGCGCGGAGGAAGAGGCCGGTGCAGAGGCTGCAGAGCGCGAACCACAGCCCCGGGGAACCGGAGCCCGAGCGAGGCCGGGGAGAGGCGGAGCACCG ATGTCACAAGCTCCAGGAGTCTCTTCTCAGCTCGGCCAGTGGCTACAACAATTACCGGGGGGTCCTGAACTGGTGCGTCGTCATGCTG GTATTGGGGAACGCGCGCCTCTTCCTGGAGAACATCATTAA GTATGGGATACTGGTGGACCCCATCCAGGTGGTGTCGCTGTTTCTCAAGGACCCCTACAGCTGGCCGGCACTCATGCTGGTGGTCG GGTCCAACCTCTTCATATTGGGGTCCCTGCACTTGGAGCGGCGTCTGGCATCG GGAGCTTTCCCGGAACGTGTGGGGCTGTTGCTGTACACCGTCCTCCTCTCTGCCATCCTGTGCATCCCGGTGCTGGTGGTCTTTATGGTGCTGTCCATAACTCCAG TGGGCGCTGTTTTTGCCCTCATGGTTTACACCATCCTCTTTCTGAAGCTGTACTCCTATAAAGATGTAAACCGCTGGAACCGGGAGCGGAGACGGGCTCAGGTCCGAGCGCTCAGCCGCACACAGTCTG CTCCTCTGATGAGAAAAGTGAACGGAGATGTCGGGAAGCCAGAGGTGACGTATCCAGGCAATCTGACGCTCCGAG ATATCTATTACTTCACACTCGCACCAACTCTCTGCTATGAGCTGAACTTCCCACGTTCCCCGAGGATTCGCAAAAGGTTCCTTCTCCGACGACTGCTGGAGATG CTATTCATCATGCAGCTTCTGGTTGGACTGATCCAGCAG TGGATGGTTCCAGCAATTCAGAACTCCATGAAACCGTTCCGG GATATGGATTACTCGCGGATCATTGAGCGGCTTCTGAAGTTGGCG GTCCCCAATCACCTGATCTGGCTGATCTTCTTCTACTGGTTCTTCCATTCTTCCATGAACTTTGTGGCTGAGTTGATGCGTTTTGGGGATCGTGAGTTTTACAGGGACTGGTG GAACTCTGAAACGGTGACCTACTTCTGGCAGAACTGGAACATCCCCGTCCACAAATGGTGCATCAG ACACTTTTACAAGCCAATGATGAGACGTGGTGTCCCCAGATGGGCCGCACAGACGGCTGTTTTCTTCGCTTCAGCTTTTTTCCATGAG TACCTGGTCAGCGTTCCTCTGAAGATGTTCCGTCTGTGGGCGTTCATGGGGATGATGTCACAG ATCCCTTTGGCCTGGTTTGTAGGTCGGTTTCTACGAGGGAATTATGGCAACGCAGCAGTGTGGATTTCGCTAATCATAGGGCAGCCTATAGCGGTTCTCATGTATGTACATGACTACTACATTTTAAACTATGGGATTGGTGCATAA
- the DGAT1 gene encoding diacylglycerol O-acyltransferase 1 isoform X2 encodes MAEAGGGGGAAARRKRPVQRLQSANHSPGEPEPERGRGEAEHRCHKLQESLLSSASGYNNYRGVLNWCVVMLVLGNARLFLENIIKYGILVDPIQVVSLFLKDPYSWPALMLVVGSNLFILGSLHLERRLASGAFPERVGLLLYTVLLSAILCIPVLVVFMVLSITPVGAVFALMVYTILFLKLYSYKDVNRWNRERRRAQVRALSRTQSGEMALVPPPQSSCGPACVGSLWASWAPRCPAFVGSCGIPEVRHVLGLYRRTSWGPRGPACVGSVRASWGPRGPACVGSVRASWDPRGPACVGSVRASWDPQGPACVGSVRALWDPRGPACVGSVRALWDPQGPACVGSVRALRGPCGPACVGSVRALWDPRGPACVGSVRASWDPRGPACVGSVRASWAPRCPAFVGSCGIPEVGHVSGLYRRTLWGPCGPACVGSIRASWDPHSSACVWSA; translated from the exons ATggcggaggcaggcggaggaggaggagcggcgGCGCGGAGGAAGAGGCCGGTGCAGAGGCTGCAGAGCGCGAACCACAGCCCCGGGGAACCGGAGCCCGAGCGAGGCCGGGGAGAGGCGGAGCACCG ATGTCACAAGCTCCAGGAGTCTCTTCTCAGCTCGGCCAGTGGCTACAACAATTACCGGGGGGTCCTGAACTGGTGCGTCGTCATGCTG GTATTGGGGAACGCGCGCCTCTTCCTGGAGAACATCATTAA GTATGGGATACTGGTGGACCCCATCCAGGTGGTGTCGCTGTTTCTCAAGGACCCCTACAGCTGGCCGGCACTCATGCTGGTGGTCG GGTCCAACCTCTTCATATTGGGGTCCCTGCACTTGGAGCGGCGTCTGGCATCG GGAGCTTTCCCGGAACGTGTGGGGCTGTTGCTGTACACCGTCCTCCTCTCTGCCATCCTGTGCATCCCGGTGCTGGTGGTCTTTATGGTGCTGTCCATAACTCCAG TGGGCGCTGTTTTTGCCCTCATGGTTTACACCATCCTCTTTCTGAAGCTGTACTCCTATAAAGATGTAAACCGCTGGAACCGGGAGCGGAGACGGGCTCAGGTCCGAGCGCTCAGCCGCACACAGTCTGGTGAGATGGCTCTCGTACCTCCACCACAGTCTTCCTGTG GTCCGGCATGTGTTGGGTCTCTTTGGGCCTCCTGGGCTCCCCGCTGTCCAGCATTTGTCGGGTCTTGTGGGATCCCCGAGGTCCGGCATGTGTTGGGTCTGTATCGGCGTACCTCGTGGGGTCCCCGAGGTCCGGCATGTgtcgggtctgtacgggcctcctgGGGTCCCCGAGGTCCGGCATGTgtcgggtctgtacgggcctcctgGGATCCCCGAGGTCCGGCATGTgttgggtctgtacgggcctcctgGGATCCCCAAGGTCCAGCATGTGTCGGGTCTGTACGGGCCTTGTGGGATCCCCGAGGTCCGGCATGTGTCGGGTCTGTACGGGCCTTGTGGGATCCCCAAGGTCCAGCATGTGTTGGGTCTGTAAGGGCCTTGCGGGGTCCCTGTGGTCCGGCATGTGTCGGGTCTGTACGGGCCTTGTGGGATCCCCGAGGTCCGGCATGTgtcgggtctgtacgggcctcctgGGATCCCCGAGGTCCAGCATGTgttgggtctgtacgggcctcctgGGCTCCCCGCTGTCCAGCATTTGTCGGGTCTTGTGGGATCCCCGAGGTCGGGCATGTGTCGGGTCTGTATCGGCGTACCTTGTGGGGTCCCTGTGGTCCGGCATGTGTCGGGTCTATACGGGCCTCGTGGGACCCCCACAGTTCGGCATGTGTCTGGTCTGCATGA